In the genome of Oncorhynchus mykiss isolate Arlee chromosome 18, USDA_OmykA_1.1, whole genome shotgun sequence, one region contains:
- the sem1 gene encoding 26S proteasome complex subunit SEM1: MSDKKQTVDLGLLEEDDEFEEFPAEDWTGLDEDEDAHVWEDNWDDDNVEDDFSNQLRAELEKHGYKMETSQ, from the exons ATGTCTGACAAGAAACAGACTGTAGATTTGGGATTATTAGAGGAGGACGATGAGTTTGAAGAATTCCCAGCCGAGG ATTGGACTGGGTTGGATGAGGATGAAGATGCCCACGTGTGGGAAGACAACTGGGATGATGACAATGTAGAGGACGACTTCTCTAATCAACTAAG aGCGGAGCTGGAGAAACATGGGTACAAGATGGAGACGTCGCAGTAG